One genomic window of Marinobacter adhaerens HP15 includes the following:
- a CDS encoding class I SAM-dependent methyltransferase, with the protein MRDKYKYIGPVYDFLSNLYSGKNIHRCKTAMLDVETVRPGDRILFAGVGHGRDAIRAAELGADVTVVDLSETMLRKFAEAQEKEAPHLTIRRIHSDIMKVDEFEQYDMVVANFFLNVFDEDMMVRVLEHLIRLGKADARVVVGDFSYPTGNLLSRMFKKLYWYMAVFIFWLFANNAFHKIYNYPEHMQRLGLQVTDKKHFKLLNMNCYWSILGRKQA; encoded by the coding sequence ATGCGCGACAAGTACAAATACATCGGTCCCGTCTACGATTTTCTCAGCAATCTCTATAGCGGCAAGAATATTCACCGCTGCAAAACCGCCATGCTGGATGTGGAAACAGTCCGGCCCGGAGACAGGATTCTGTTTGCCGGAGTTGGCCATGGCCGGGACGCCATTCGGGCGGCCGAGCTGGGTGCAGACGTGACCGTGGTGGATTTGTCCGAAACCATGCTGCGGAAGTTTGCCGAAGCTCAGGAAAAAGAGGCGCCACACCTCACGATCCGACGCATCCACAGCGACATCATGAAAGTGGATGAGTTCGAGCAGTACGACATGGTCGTGGCCAATTTCTTCCTGAACGTGTTCGATGAAGACATGATGGTCCGGGTCCTCGAACATCTGATACGGCTGGGCAAAGCCGACGCCCGGGTTGTTGTTGGTGACTTTTCCTACCCTACTGGCAACCTGCTTTCCAGAATGTTCAAGAAGCTTTACTGGTACATGGCCGTCTTCATTTTCTGGCTGTTCGCCAACAATGCCTTCCACAAAATCTACAACTATCCCGAGCACATGCAGCGGCTGGGCCTTCAGGTCACGGACAAGAAGCACTTCAAACTCCTGAACATGAACTGCTACTGGTCCATTCTCGGACGCAAGCAGGCCTGA